A genomic segment from Neobacillus sp. YX16 encodes:
- a CDS encoding ABC transporter ATP-binding protein: MIQLQGISKQYGEFNALKNINLELHEKEFVAVLGPSGCGKTTLLNLLAGFIKPTKGQIKLDGQLIASENTLIPPEKRNISMVFQSHALWPHMNVEEHIYFPLKHYHFGKIHDKSEQATAVTEILELVGLEKLRHRFPSELSGGQRQRVSLARAIAPKTSLLLMDEPLSALDAELRIEMRKEIQRIHRQLGTTIVFVTHDQEEDLPWRIES, from the coding sequence ATGATACAACTTCAAGGAATCAGTAAACAGTATGGAGAATTCAATGCATTAAAAAATATTAACCTAGAATTACATGAAAAAGAATTTGTAGCCGTACTTGGCCCTTCAGGTTGTGGAAAAACAACCTTATTAAATCTATTAGCTGGGTTTATAAAACCAACTAAGGGTCAAATAAAGTTGGACGGTCAATTAATTGCTTCAGAAAATACACTAATTCCTCCCGAAAAAAGGAATATTAGTATGGTATTTCAATCTCATGCTCTCTGGCCACATATGAATGTAGAAGAGCATATCTATTTTCCACTTAAACACTATCATTTTGGTAAAATACATGATAAATCGGAACAAGCCACCGCAGTAACAGAAATTTTAGAATTGGTAGGACTGGAAAAATTAAGGCACCGCTTTCCGTCCGAACTTTCTGGAGGTCAAAGGCAGCGGGTTTCACTTGCAAGGGCAATCGCTCCAAAAACTAGCTTATTATTAATGGATGAACCTCTTAGCGCATTAGACGCAGAACTAAGGATAGAGATGCGAAAAGAGATTCAACGTATACATCGTCAACTTGGCACTACCATTGTTTTCGTCACTCATGATCAAGAAGAGGACTTGCCATGGCGGATAGAATCATAG